In a single window of the Antedon mediterranea chromosome 1, ecAntMedi1.1, whole genome shotgun sequence genome:
- the LOC140041597 gene encoding uncharacterized protein produces the protein MPRAFLVKKRRERDNCILPIRPIPDNVWQPLTVDTNWPLLIDVPKIYSSQSRNNTPHEDILESSESSKDHQRSPYGGLTHQAADVTPKGKVEKNDKEKPLDLSSNKTKQDIECSSPKSAFQPVQPVFIRQHSETNTTPQSMFHSQKGFGSARHDVIRSSLEVTPKKLFSYNPYVVYTNSTSQHKGHYFPYYNMPMQFPYAFKQRYNIHGKPPISTSLETESDTASFTTSKADMSYYTPPVIRDLPKNKGSNSPENFNTDSPTTTQPDLTDGQLHKEFLKHHLVSLRGAMYLGQQGRRQARAPIAGLEYIQNGSDTKLRNLIESECNDNMEEEWTNCIVKTEPKDSSIEPESQTAEEHAMTSNQTTGDLDKTKMQQQLKKYKCDVCGKGFSRSNTLVTHKRIHTGDKPFKCELCGRAFRQPGNLTRHRLTHTTVKPYVCSQCGKAFNRASNLHTHIRTHTNYKPFVCQYCGKGFHQKIDMKIHSYTHTGEKPHKCKKCGRGFKQLTHLTYHMRTHSDVKMYTCAYCGKGFNQKGNLQAHIYGHTGERPYKCEICGKGFTLASTLNTHRRTHAVRKPFSCNECGKDFYQKNALKSHMIASHPFTSSEYVL, from the exons ATGCCACGAGCTTTCTTAGTTAAGAAGCGGCGGGAAAGAGACAATTGCATTTTACCGATCAGACCAATACCTG ataATGTCTGGCAACCTTTGACGGTTGATACTAACTGGCCTTTACTGATAGATGTGCCTAAAATCTACTCAAGCCAATCACGCAACAACACACCGCATGAAGATATCCTAGAAAGTTCAGAATCTTCCAAAGATCATCAGCGCAGTCCTTATGGTGGTCTTACTCATCAGGCTGCAGACGTTACTCCAAAAGGCAAAGTGGAAAAGAACGACAAGGAAAAACCACTAGACCTGTCCAGCAATAAGACTAAGCAAGATATCGAGTGTTCTTCGCCTAAATCAGCCTTTCAACCCGTCCAACCTGTTTTTATTCGGCAACATTCAGAAACAAATACAACACCACAGTCTATGTTTCACTCTCAGAAAGGTTTTGGCTCAGCACGCCATGACGTCATAAGAAGCAGTCTTGAAGTCACTCCTAAGAAACTATTTTCATACAATCCATATGTCGTCTACACAAATTCAACTAGCCAACACAAAGGACATTACTTTCCATATTATAACATGCCGATGCAGTTTCCTTATGCCTTTAAGCAAAGGTATAACATACACGGTAAGCCGCCCATATCAACTAGTCTTGAAACAGAAAGTGATACGGCAAGTTTTACAACTTCTAAAGCCGATATGTCGTATTACACACCACCGGTAATAAGAGATCTACCCAAAAACAAAGGGTCAAATTCTCCAGAAAACTTCAATACTGATAGCCCCACCACAACCCAACCAGATCTTACGGATGGCCAGCTGCATAAAGAATTCTTGAAACATCATCTGGTATCCTTACGCGGAGCAATGTATCTAGGCCAACAAGGACGACGACAGGCCAGAGCCCCGATTGCAGGACTCGAATACATACAAAATGGCAGTGATACTAAATTAAGAAACCTAATCGAAAGTGAATGTAATGATAATATGGAAGAAGAATGGACGAACTGTATTGTGAAAACTGAGCCTAAAGACTCATCCATAGAACCCGAGAGTCAAACTGCGGAGGAGCATGCAATGACGTCAAATCAGACTACTGGTGACTTAGACAAAACTAAAATGCAGCAGCAATTGAAGAAGTACAAGTGTGACGTCTGTGGGAAAGGATTCAGTAGAAGCAATACACTAGTCACTCACAAG CGGATACACACTGGAGACAAGCCGTTTAAATGTGAATTGTGTGGACGAGCATTCCGTCAACCTGGCAACCTAACGCGTCATCGTCTAACGCATACTACAGTTAAACCCTACGTTTGTTCTCAATGTGGAAAG GCATTTAACCGTGCATCCAATCTCCATACTCATATTCGCACTCACACAAACTACAAACCATTTGTATGTCAGTACTGCGGTAAAGGATTTCATCAGAAAATCGACATGAAGATTCATTCGTACACCCATACTG GAGAGAAGCCACACAAGTGTAAAAAGTGCGGCAGAGGGTTCAAACAGCTAACACATTTGACCTATCACATGAGAACACACTCTGACGTCAAAATGTACACATGCGCATACTGTGGCAAAGGGTTCAACCAAAAGGGAAATCTGCAAGCTCATATATACGGACATACAG GAGAAAGACCCTACAAATGTGAAATTTGCGGTAAAGGATTCACTCTTGCAAGTACGTTGAACACTCATCGACGTACTCATGCGGTACGAAAACCGTTTTCCTGCAATGAATGCGGCAAAGACTTCTACCAAAAGAACGCATTGAAGAGTCACATGATTGCTTCTCATCCTTTCACGAGTTCCGAATATGTTTTGTAA